The proteins below come from a single Mya arenaria isolate MELC-2E11 chromosome 6, ASM2691426v1 genomic window:
- the LOC128236808 gene encoding snaclec coagulation factor IX-binding protein subunit A-like has translation MTSPDARRTYVHDTGQGLPSYTASRHATKKDDGFHIHCAQKCVSNALCKGFDVMPTQNGDSFCKMYQECEPGWTSFGSHCYRLDSTIYKGWSASEQACLIEGAHLVSITSGEENDFIQKLHQSDALAKLLMIWLGLDLTQAQPHWTDGSDFSYSNFGIPLGTGQGNCVELNQIGEWENANCTDARMFICEKD, from the exons ATGACATCGCCTGATGCAAGACGGACCTATGTACATGACACTGGTCAGGGATTGCCAAGTTACACCGCCAGTCGTCACGCTACAAAGAAGGACGATGGTTTTCACATACACTGTGCGCAGAAATGTGTGAGCAATGCACTCTGTAAGGGATTCGATGTCATGCCAACACAAAATGGCGACTCTTTCTGCAAAATGTATCAG GAATGCGAACCTGGTTGGACGTCATTCGGGAGTCACTGCTACCGCCTGGATAGCACCATTTACAAAGGATGGTCCGCGTCAGAGCAAGCCTGCCTCATAGAGGGCGCTCACCTGGTGAGTATCACATCCGGCGAAGAGAACGACTTCATTCAAAAGCTACATCAAAGCGATGCTTTAGCTAAACTTTTAATGATCTGGCTGGGACTTGACCTGACACAAGCACAGCCGCATTGGACCGATGGCTCGGATTTCAGTTATTCCAATTTCGGAATCCCCCTTGGCACAGGACAAGGGAACTGCGTCGAACTAAACCAGATTGGCGAATGGGAAAATGCCAACTGCACGGACGCGCGCATGTTCATTTGTGAGAAAGATTAA